One window of Pelmatolapia mariae isolate MD_Pm_ZW linkage group LG18, Pm_UMD_F_2, whole genome shotgun sequence genomic DNA carries:
- the fubp1 gene encoding far upstream element-binding protein 1 isoform X2 yields MADYSNVAPPSSNAGGGMNDAFKDALQRARQIAAKIGGDGVAAPPTNEFGYGGQKRPLEDAGGYFPMPNLNIDQPETKKVATNDAFSGIGGMAGPPRSTSEEFKVPDGMVGFIIGRGGEQISRLQQESGCKIQIAPDSGGMPDRSVTLTGLPESIQTAKRLLTEIVEKGRPAPAFHHNDGPGMTVQEIMVPASKAGLVIGKGGETIKSLQERAGVKMVMIQDGPQNTGADKPLRISGEPFKVQQAKEMVMELIRDQGFREQRGEYGSRIGGDSLDVPVPRFAVGIVIGRNGEMIKKIQNDTGVRIQFKPDDGTTPDRIAQIMGPPDQAQHAAEIISDLLRSVQAGGPPGHGGGRGRGRGQGNWNMGPPGGLQEFTFTVPTMKTGLIIGKGGETIKGISQQSGARIELQRNPPPNADPNIKMFTVRGSPQQIDYARQLVEEKIGGPVTPMGGPHGPPGPHGGPGPHGPPGPPGPPGAPMGPYNPGPYNQGPPGPHGPPAPYQPQGWGNGYPHWQQGQPDPNKAAADANAAAWAAYYAQYGQQPQAPMTPTSGAPGTSQANGQGDPQAAGQSGQADYTKAWEEYYKKMGQQSQQPQDYTKAWEEYYKKQGQAAPQATAAAAASQPGGQPDYSAAWAEYYRQQAAYYGTANPQPMGAAPQAPQGQ; encoded by the exons ATGGCAGACTACAGCAACGTGGCTCCCCCGTCCTCAAACGCCGGTGGCGGCATGAACGACGCTTTTAAAGACGCTCTGCAACGAGCACGACAG ATCGCAGCAAAGATTGGCGGGGACGGAGTTGCGGCACCCCCGACAAACGAGTTCGGCTACGGGGGCCAGAAAAGGCCCCTGGAGGACGCTGGTGGGTATTTTCCCATGCCTAACCTGAATATCG accAACCAGAGACAAAGAAAGTGGCTACAAATGATG CCTTTTCAGGTATCGGAGGAATGGCTGGTCCCCCAAG GTCAACATCAGAAGAATTCAAGGTCCCAGATGGCATGGTTGGCTTCA TTATTGGAAGAGGAGGTGAACAAATATCACGTCTCCAGCAGGAGTCTGGATGCAAAATACAGATTGCCCCTG ACAGCGGAGGGATGCCAGATCGGTCAGTGACATTAACAGGATTACCAGAATCAATCCA GACGGCAAAGAGGCTACTAACAGAAATTGTTGAGAAGGGGCGTCCGGCCCCAGCGTTCCACCACAACGATGGCCCAGGAATGACTGTTCAGGAGATTATGGTACCTGCTTCTAAAGCCGGCCTTGTCATTGGCAAGGGAGGAGAAACCATCAAAAGCCTTCAG GAACGAGCTGGAGTGAAAATGGTCATGATCCAAGATGGGCCCCAAAACACAGGCGCAGACAAACCACTACGCATTTCAGGAGAACCTTTTAAAGTTCAG CAAGCCAAAGAGATGGTGATGGAGCTGATTAGAGATCAGGGCTTCAGGGAGCAGAGGGGCGAGTACGGTTCAAGGATTGGAGGAGACAGTTTAGAT GTTCCTGTCCCACGTTTTGCAGTAGGAATTGTTATCGGGAGAAATGGAGAAATGATCAAGAAAATTCAGAATGACACAGGTGTCAGGATTCAGTTCAAACCAG ATGATGGCACCACACCAGACAGGATAGCGCAGATCATGGGTCCCCCTGACCAGGCTCAGCACGCGGCAGAAATCATTTCCGACCTGTTGCGGAGCGTCCAGGCTGgaggacctccagggcatggaGGTGGCAGGGGACGTGGTCGCGGTCAGGGCAACTGGAACATGGGCCCCCCTGGTGGCCTCCAAGAGTTTACCTTTACAGTCCCGACCATGAAGACTGGTCTGATCATTGGGAAAG GTGGTGAGACAATCAAGGGCATCAGCCAGCAGTCAGGAGCCAGAATCGAGCTCCAGAGGAATCCTCCGCCCAACGCTGACCCCAACATTAAGATGTTTACAGTCAGAGGGTCACCTCAGCAGATCGACTACGCCCGGCAACTAGTGGAGGAGAAAATTGGG GGACCTGTCACTCCCATGGGTGGCCCACATGGCCCTCCTGGCCCACATGGAGGACCAGGTCCACATGGTCCTCCAGGACCACCCGGACCGCCTGGTGCTCCCATGGGTCCATACAATCCTGGACCATACAACCAGGGCCCACCCGGACCACA TGGTCCTCCTGCTCCATATCAGCCTCAGGGATGGGGCAACGGCTACCCACACTGGCAGCAGGGCCAGCCTGATCCAA ATAAAGCAGCAGCGGATGCCAACGCAGCAGCGTGGGCAGCGTACTACGCTCAGTACGGCCAGCAGCCGCAGGCTCCCATGACCCCGACCAGCGGAGCGCCCGGCACCAGTCAAGCCAACGGCCAAG GTGACCCACAGGCTGCAGGTCAGAGTGGACAGGCAGATTACACCAAGGCCTGGGAGGAATATTACAAGAAAATGG GTCAACAGAGTCAGCAACCTCAGGACTACACGAAAGCCTGGGAGGAGTATTATAAGAAACAAG
- the slc25a24l gene encoding solute carrier family 25 member 24, like yields the protein MDQFRGLFSKLDQNEDGFVSVAELQDEMRKHGIISADGKVQSIIESYDRDKDGLLDYQEFLSYMMDRERKWKIHFHDLDKNNCGVIDQEDIICLFKELGVVISKPNAKKIIQMMDKDNSMTVDWDEFLHHIILNPVDNIGELVSSWKHSLVFDVGESRGIPIEFPEEASGFSAWRTFVMSAGLADAVSRTMTAPIDRLKTQLQVYGSKAFSQGFQEMRGGGLRSMWQGNAVNVLKGTPQSTLQCLIYAQMKVYTQHRTQQTLTVQQRFGLGCISGAVAHAVFYPLEVLKVRLNLQQAGTYHGVAVCARSIYRSESLSSFYRGFKPSILCMIPYAGVECAVHQSIMSWAKSDPAYNSDSKLFFFSFVAFASGQITSYPLAVIRTQQQAQAFRSDSRPASGVLPGLIGIYERYGIKGYYNGMGASFVRAIPCALMNYTLTRKFENVFSSLES from the exons ATGGATCAGTTTCGTGGATTATTTAGTAAACTGGACCAAAATGAGGATGGATTCGTTTCTGTGGCGGAGCTACAAGACGAAATGAGGAAGCATGGTATCATTTCAGCGGATGGGAAGGTCCAG AGTATCATCGAGTCTTATGACAGAGACAAAGATGGCCTGCTGGATTATCAAGAGTTCCTCAGCTACATGATGGACAGAGAGAGGAAGTGGAAAATTCACTTTCATGACCTTGATAAGAATAATTGTG GAGTCATTGACCAGGAGGACATCATATGTTTGTTTAAGGAGTTAGGAGTGGTCATTTCAAAGCcgaatgcaaaaaaaattatacaaat GATGGATAAGGACAACTCGATGACGGTGGATTGGGATGAATTCTTGCACCACATCATCCTCAACCCTGTGGATAACATCGGGGAGCTAGTGTCCTCATGGAAACACAGTTTG GTGTTTGATGTCGGGGAGAGCCGTGggatccccattgagttccctGAAGAAGCGTCAGGCTTCAGTGCTTGGAGGACATTTGTTATGTCAGCAGGACTGGCGGATGCTGTGTCTCGGACCATGACGGCACCCATAGACCGCCTTAAAACACAACTTCAG GTGTATGGATCCAAGGCCTTCTCCCAAGGTTTTCAGGAGATGAGAGGAGGTGGTTTGCGGTCAATGTGGCAAGGCAACGCTGTCAACGTGCTGAAAGGAACGCCACAGTCGACACTTCAGTGTCTTATCTACGCCCAG ATGAAGGTCTACACCCAACACAGGACCCAGCAGACTCTGACGGTGCAGCAGCGTTTCGGGTTGGGCTGCATCTCTGGAGCTGTGGCTCACGCTGTCTTCTACCCCTTAGAG gtgcTAAAGGTGAGGCTGAACCTGCAGCAGGCTGGCACTTACCATGGTGTTGCAGTGTGTGCCCGATCCATTTATAGAAGCGAGTCTTTGTCTTCCTTTTACAGAGGATTCAAGCCCAGCATCCTCTGTATGATCCCCTATGCAGGTGTGGAGTGTGCTGTTCATCAG TCAATCATGAGCTGGGCAAAAAGCGATCCCGCCTACAACAGTGACTCCAAACTGTTTTTCTTCAGCTTTGTGGCGTTTGCTTCTGGACAAATCACCAGTTACCCGCTGGCTGTGATCCGAACTCAGCAGCAAGCGCAGG CTTTCAGATCAGATTCACGGCCAGCCTCGGGTGTATTACCGGGACTGATTGGGATATATGAAAGATATGGAATTAAAGGATATTATAATGGCATGGGAGCCAGCTTCGTCAGGGCGATACCGTGTGCCTTAATGAACTACACTCTGACTAgaaaatttgaaaatgttttttcctcCTTGGAGTCTTGa
- the fubp1 gene encoding far upstream element-binding protein 1 isoform X4, producing the protein MADYSNVAPPSSNAGGGMNDAFKDALQRARQIAAKIGGDGVAAPPTNEFGYGGQKRPLEDAGGYFPMPNLNIDQPETKKVATNDAFSGIGGMAGPPRSTSEEFKVPDGMVGFIIGRGGEQISRLQQESGCKIQIAPDSGGMPDRSVTLTGLPESIQTAKRLLTEIVEKGRPAPAFHHNDGPGMTVQEIMVPASKAGLVIGKGGETIKSLQERAGVKMVMIQDGPQNTGADKPLRISGEPFKVQQAKEMVMELIRDQGFREQRGEYGSRIGGDSLDVPVPRFAVGIVIGRNGEMIKKIQNDTGVRIQFKPDDGTTPDRIAQIMGPPDQAQHAAEIISDLLRSVQAGGPPGHGGGRGRGRGQGNWNMGPPGGLQEFTFTVPTMKTGLIIGKGGETIKGISQQSGARIELQRNPPPNADPNIKMFTVRGSPQQIDYARQLVEEKIGGPVTPMGGPHGPPGPHGGPGPHGPPGPPGPPGAPMGPYNPGPYNQGPPGPHGPPAPYQPQGWGNGYPHWQQGQPDPNKAAADANAAAWAAYYAQYGQQPQAPMTPTSGAPGTSQANGQGQQSQQPQDYTKAWEEYYKKQGQAAPQATAAAAASQPGGQPDYSAAWAEYYRQQAAYYGTANPQPMGAAPQAPQVHPPR; encoded by the exons ATGGCAGACTACAGCAACGTGGCTCCCCCGTCCTCAAACGCCGGTGGCGGCATGAACGACGCTTTTAAAGACGCTCTGCAACGAGCACGACAG ATCGCAGCAAAGATTGGCGGGGACGGAGTTGCGGCACCCCCGACAAACGAGTTCGGCTACGGGGGCCAGAAAAGGCCCCTGGAGGACGCTGGTGGGTATTTTCCCATGCCTAACCTGAATATCG accAACCAGAGACAAAGAAAGTGGCTACAAATGATG CCTTTTCAGGTATCGGAGGAATGGCTGGTCCCCCAAG GTCAACATCAGAAGAATTCAAGGTCCCAGATGGCATGGTTGGCTTCA TTATTGGAAGAGGAGGTGAACAAATATCACGTCTCCAGCAGGAGTCTGGATGCAAAATACAGATTGCCCCTG ACAGCGGAGGGATGCCAGATCGGTCAGTGACATTAACAGGATTACCAGAATCAATCCA GACGGCAAAGAGGCTACTAACAGAAATTGTTGAGAAGGGGCGTCCGGCCCCAGCGTTCCACCACAACGATGGCCCAGGAATGACTGTTCAGGAGATTATGGTACCTGCTTCTAAAGCCGGCCTTGTCATTGGCAAGGGAGGAGAAACCATCAAAAGCCTTCAG GAACGAGCTGGAGTGAAAATGGTCATGATCCAAGATGGGCCCCAAAACACAGGCGCAGACAAACCACTACGCATTTCAGGAGAACCTTTTAAAGTTCAG CAAGCCAAAGAGATGGTGATGGAGCTGATTAGAGATCAGGGCTTCAGGGAGCAGAGGGGCGAGTACGGTTCAAGGATTGGAGGAGACAGTTTAGAT GTTCCTGTCCCACGTTTTGCAGTAGGAATTGTTATCGGGAGAAATGGAGAAATGATCAAGAAAATTCAGAATGACACAGGTGTCAGGATTCAGTTCAAACCAG ATGATGGCACCACACCAGACAGGATAGCGCAGATCATGGGTCCCCCTGACCAGGCTCAGCACGCGGCAGAAATCATTTCCGACCTGTTGCGGAGCGTCCAGGCTGgaggacctccagggcatggaGGTGGCAGGGGACGTGGTCGCGGTCAGGGCAACTGGAACATGGGCCCCCCTGGTGGCCTCCAAGAGTTTACCTTTACAGTCCCGACCATGAAGACTGGTCTGATCATTGGGAAAG GTGGTGAGACAATCAAGGGCATCAGCCAGCAGTCAGGAGCCAGAATCGAGCTCCAGAGGAATCCTCCGCCCAACGCTGACCCCAACATTAAGATGTTTACAGTCAGAGGGTCACCTCAGCAGATCGACTACGCCCGGCAACTAGTGGAGGAGAAAATTGGG GGACCTGTCACTCCCATGGGTGGCCCACATGGCCCTCCTGGCCCACATGGAGGACCAGGTCCACATGGTCCTCCAGGACCACCCGGACCGCCTGGTGCTCCCATGGGTCCATACAATCCTGGACCATACAACCAGGGCCCACCCGGACCACA TGGTCCTCCTGCTCCATATCAGCCTCAGGGATGGGGCAACGGCTACCCACACTGGCAGCAGGGCCAGCCTGATCCAA ATAAAGCAGCAGCGGATGCCAACGCAGCAGCGTGGGCAGCGTACTACGCTCAGTACGGCCAGCAGCCGCAGGCTCCCATGACCCCGACCAGCGGAGCGCCCGGCACCAGTCAAGCCAACGGCCAAG GTCAACAGAGTCAGCAACCTCAGGACTACACGAAAGCCTGGGAGGAGTATTATAAGAAACAAG
- the fubp1 gene encoding far upstream element-binding protein 1 isoform X3, with the protein MADYSNVAPPSSNAGGGMNDAFKDALQRARQIAAKIGGDGVAAPPTNEFGYGGQKRPLEDADQPETKKVATNDAFSGIGGMAGPPRSTSEEFKVPDGMVGFIIGRGGEQISRLQQESGCKIQIAPDSGGMPDRSVTLTGLPESIQTAKRLLTEIVEKGRPAPAFHHNDGPGMTVQEIMVPASKAGLVIGKGGETIKSLQERAGVKMVMIQDGPQNTGADKPLRISGEPFKVQQAKEMVMELIRDQGFREQRGEYGSRIGGDSLDVPVPRFAVGIVIGRNGEMIKKIQNDTGVRIQFKPDDGTTPDRIAQIMGPPDQAQHAAEIISDLLRSVQAGGPPGHGGGRGRGRGQGNWNMGPPGGLQEFTFTVPTMKTGLIIGKGGETIKGISQQSGARIELQRNPPPNADPNIKMFTVRGSPQQIDYARQLVEEKIGGPVTPMGGPHGPPGPHGGPGPHGPPGPPGPPGAPMGPYNPGPYNQGPPGPHGPPAPYQPQGWGNGYPHWQQGQPDPNKAAADANAAAWAAYYAQYGQQPQAPMTPTSGAPGTSQANGQGDPQAAGQSGQADYTKAWEEYYKKMGQQSQQPQDYTKAWEEYYKKQGQAAPQATAAAAASQPGGQPDYSAAWAEYYRQQAAYYGTANPQPMGAAPQAPQVHPPR; encoded by the exons ATGGCAGACTACAGCAACGTGGCTCCCCCGTCCTCAAACGCCGGTGGCGGCATGAACGACGCTTTTAAAGACGCTCTGCAACGAGCACGACAG ATCGCAGCAAAGATTGGCGGGGACGGAGTTGCGGCACCCCCGACAAACGAGTTCGGCTACGGGGGCCAGAAAAGGCCCCTGGAGGACGCTG accAACCAGAGACAAAGAAAGTGGCTACAAATGATG CCTTTTCAGGTATCGGAGGAATGGCTGGTCCCCCAAG GTCAACATCAGAAGAATTCAAGGTCCCAGATGGCATGGTTGGCTTCA TTATTGGAAGAGGAGGTGAACAAATATCACGTCTCCAGCAGGAGTCTGGATGCAAAATACAGATTGCCCCTG ACAGCGGAGGGATGCCAGATCGGTCAGTGACATTAACAGGATTACCAGAATCAATCCA GACGGCAAAGAGGCTACTAACAGAAATTGTTGAGAAGGGGCGTCCGGCCCCAGCGTTCCACCACAACGATGGCCCAGGAATGACTGTTCAGGAGATTATGGTACCTGCTTCTAAAGCCGGCCTTGTCATTGGCAAGGGAGGAGAAACCATCAAAAGCCTTCAG GAACGAGCTGGAGTGAAAATGGTCATGATCCAAGATGGGCCCCAAAACACAGGCGCAGACAAACCACTACGCATTTCAGGAGAACCTTTTAAAGTTCAG CAAGCCAAAGAGATGGTGATGGAGCTGATTAGAGATCAGGGCTTCAGGGAGCAGAGGGGCGAGTACGGTTCAAGGATTGGAGGAGACAGTTTAGAT GTTCCTGTCCCACGTTTTGCAGTAGGAATTGTTATCGGGAGAAATGGAGAAATGATCAAGAAAATTCAGAATGACACAGGTGTCAGGATTCAGTTCAAACCAG ATGATGGCACCACACCAGACAGGATAGCGCAGATCATGGGTCCCCCTGACCAGGCTCAGCACGCGGCAGAAATCATTTCCGACCTGTTGCGGAGCGTCCAGGCTGgaggacctccagggcatggaGGTGGCAGGGGACGTGGTCGCGGTCAGGGCAACTGGAACATGGGCCCCCCTGGTGGCCTCCAAGAGTTTACCTTTACAGTCCCGACCATGAAGACTGGTCTGATCATTGGGAAAG GTGGTGAGACAATCAAGGGCATCAGCCAGCAGTCAGGAGCCAGAATCGAGCTCCAGAGGAATCCTCCGCCCAACGCTGACCCCAACATTAAGATGTTTACAGTCAGAGGGTCACCTCAGCAGATCGACTACGCCCGGCAACTAGTGGAGGAGAAAATTGGG GGACCTGTCACTCCCATGGGTGGCCCACATGGCCCTCCTGGCCCACATGGAGGACCAGGTCCACATGGTCCTCCAGGACCACCCGGACCGCCTGGTGCTCCCATGGGTCCATACAATCCTGGACCATACAACCAGGGCCCACCCGGACCACA TGGTCCTCCTGCTCCATATCAGCCTCAGGGATGGGGCAACGGCTACCCACACTGGCAGCAGGGCCAGCCTGATCCAA ATAAAGCAGCAGCGGATGCCAACGCAGCAGCGTGGGCAGCGTACTACGCTCAGTACGGCCAGCAGCCGCAGGCTCCCATGACCCCGACCAGCGGAGCGCCCGGCACCAGTCAAGCCAACGGCCAAG GTGACCCACAGGCTGCAGGTCAGAGTGGACAGGCAGATTACACCAAGGCCTGGGAGGAATATTACAAGAAAATGG GTCAACAGAGTCAGCAACCTCAGGACTACACGAAAGCCTGGGAGGAGTATTATAAGAAACAAG
- the fubp1 gene encoding far upstream element-binding protein 1 isoform X5 has protein sequence MADYSNVAPPSSNAGGGMNDAFKDALQRARQIAAKIGGDGVAAPPTNEFGYGGQKRPLEDADQPETKKVATNDAFSGIGGMAGPPRSTSEEFKVPDGMVGFIIGRGGEQISRLQQESGCKIQIAPDSGGMPDRSVTLTGLPESIQTAKRLLTEIVEKGRPAPAFHHNDGPGMTVQEIMVPASKAGLVIGKGGETIKSLQERAGVKMVMIQDGPQNTGADKPLRISGEPFKVQQAKEMVMELIRDQGFREQRGEYGSRIGGDSLDVPVPRFAVGIVIGRNGEMIKKIQNDTGVRIQFKPDDGTTPDRIAQIMGPPDQAQHAAEIISDLLRSVQAGGPPGHGGGRGRGRGQGNWNMGPPGGLQEFTFTVPTMKTGLIIGKGGETIKGISQQSGARIELQRNPPPNADPNIKMFTVRGSPQQIDYARQLVEEKIGGPVTPMGGPHGPPGPHGGPGPHGPPGPPGPPGAPMGPYNPGPYNQGPPGPHGPPAPYQPQGWGNGYPHWQQGQPDPNKAAADANAAAWAAYYAQYGQQPQAPMTPTSGAPGTSQANGQGQQSQQPQDYTKAWEEYYKKQGQAAPQATAAAAASQPGGQPDYSAAWAEYYRQQAAYYGTANPQPMGAAPQAPQVHPPR, from the exons ATGGCAGACTACAGCAACGTGGCTCCCCCGTCCTCAAACGCCGGTGGCGGCATGAACGACGCTTTTAAAGACGCTCTGCAACGAGCACGACAG ATCGCAGCAAAGATTGGCGGGGACGGAGTTGCGGCACCCCCGACAAACGAGTTCGGCTACGGGGGCCAGAAAAGGCCCCTGGAGGACGCTG accAACCAGAGACAAAGAAAGTGGCTACAAATGATG CCTTTTCAGGTATCGGAGGAATGGCTGGTCCCCCAAG GTCAACATCAGAAGAATTCAAGGTCCCAGATGGCATGGTTGGCTTCA TTATTGGAAGAGGAGGTGAACAAATATCACGTCTCCAGCAGGAGTCTGGATGCAAAATACAGATTGCCCCTG ACAGCGGAGGGATGCCAGATCGGTCAGTGACATTAACAGGATTACCAGAATCAATCCA GACGGCAAAGAGGCTACTAACAGAAATTGTTGAGAAGGGGCGTCCGGCCCCAGCGTTCCACCACAACGATGGCCCAGGAATGACTGTTCAGGAGATTATGGTACCTGCTTCTAAAGCCGGCCTTGTCATTGGCAAGGGAGGAGAAACCATCAAAAGCCTTCAG GAACGAGCTGGAGTGAAAATGGTCATGATCCAAGATGGGCCCCAAAACACAGGCGCAGACAAACCACTACGCATTTCAGGAGAACCTTTTAAAGTTCAG CAAGCCAAAGAGATGGTGATGGAGCTGATTAGAGATCAGGGCTTCAGGGAGCAGAGGGGCGAGTACGGTTCAAGGATTGGAGGAGACAGTTTAGAT GTTCCTGTCCCACGTTTTGCAGTAGGAATTGTTATCGGGAGAAATGGAGAAATGATCAAGAAAATTCAGAATGACACAGGTGTCAGGATTCAGTTCAAACCAG ATGATGGCACCACACCAGACAGGATAGCGCAGATCATGGGTCCCCCTGACCAGGCTCAGCACGCGGCAGAAATCATTTCCGACCTGTTGCGGAGCGTCCAGGCTGgaggacctccagggcatggaGGTGGCAGGGGACGTGGTCGCGGTCAGGGCAACTGGAACATGGGCCCCCCTGGTGGCCTCCAAGAGTTTACCTTTACAGTCCCGACCATGAAGACTGGTCTGATCATTGGGAAAG GTGGTGAGACAATCAAGGGCATCAGCCAGCAGTCAGGAGCCAGAATCGAGCTCCAGAGGAATCCTCCGCCCAACGCTGACCCCAACATTAAGATGTTTACAGTCAGAGGGTCACCTCAGCAGATCGACTACGCCCGGCAACTAGTGGAGGAGAAAATTGGG GGACCTGTCACTCCCATGGGTGGCCCACATGGCCCTCCTGGCCCACATGGAGGACCAGGTCCACATGGTCCTCCAGGACCACCCGGACCGCCTGGTGCTCCCATGGGTCCATACAATCCTGGACCATACAACCAGGGCCCACCCGGACCACA TGGTCCTCCTGCTCCATATCAGCCTCAGGGATGGGGCAACGGCTACCCACACTGGCAGCAGGGCCAGCCTGATCCAA ATAAAGCAGCAGCGGATGCCAACGCAGCAGCGTGGGCAGCGTACTACGCTCAGTACGGCCAGCAGCCGCAGGCTCCCATGACCCCGACCAGCGGAGCGCCCGGCACCAGTCAAGCCAACGGCCAAG GTCAACAGAGTCAGCAACCTCAGGACTACACGAAAGCCTGGGAGGAGTATTATAAGAAACAAG
- the fubp1 gene encoding far upstream element-binding protein 1 isoform X1 encodes MADYSNVAPPSSNAGGGMNDAFKDALQRARQIAAKIGGDGVAAPPTNEFGYGGQKRPLEDAGGYFPMPNLNIDQPETKKVATNDAFSGIGGMAGPPRSTSEEFKVPDGMVGFIIGRGGEQISRLQQESGCKIQIAPDSGGMPDRSVTLTGLPESIQTAKRLLTEIVEKGRPAPAFHHNDGPGMTVQEIMVPASKAGLVIGKGGETIKSLQERAGVKMVMIQDGPQNTGADKPLRISGEPFKVQQAKEMVMELIRDQGFREQRGEYGSRIGGDSLDVPVPRFAVGIVIGRNGEMIKKIQNDTGVRIQFKPDDGTTPDRIAQIMGPPDQAQHAAEIISDLLRSVQAGGPPGHGGGRGRGRGQGNWNMGPPGGLQEFTFTVPTMKTGLIIGKGGETIKGISQQSGARIELQRNPPPNADPNIKMFTVRGSPQQIDYARQLVEEKIGGPVTPMGGPHGPPGPHGGPGPHGPPGPPGPPGAPMGPYNPGPYNQGPPGPHGPPAPYQPQGWGNGYPHWQQGQPDPNKAAADANAAAWAAYYAQYGQQPQAPMTPTSGAPGTSQANGQGDPQAAGQSGQADYTKAWEEYYKKMGQQSQQPQDYTKAWEEYYKKQGQAAPQATAAAAASQPGGQPDYSAAWAEYYRQQAAYYGTANPQPMGAAPQAPQVHPPR; translated from the exons ATGGCAGACTACAGCAACGTGGCTCCCCCGTCCTCAAACGCCGGTGGCGGCATGAACGACGCTTTTAAAGACGCTCTGCAACGAGCACGACAG ATCGCAGCAAAGATTGGCGGGGACGGAGTTGCGGCACCCCCGACAAACGAGTTCGGCTACGGGGGCCAGAAAAGGCCCCTGGAGGACGCTGGTGGGTATTTTCCCATGCCTAACCTGAATATCG accAACCAGAGACAAAGAAAGTGGCTACAAATGATG CCTTTTCAGGTATCGGAGGAATGGCTGGTCCCCCAAG GTCAACATCAGAAGAATTCAAGGTCCCAGATGGCATGGTTGGCTTCA TTATTGGAAGAGGAGGTGAACAAATATCACGTCTCCAGCAGGAGTCTGGATGCAAAATACAGATTGCCCCTG ACAGCGGAGGGATGCCAGATCGGTCAGTGACATTAACAGGATTACCAGAATCAATCCA GACGGCAAAGAGGCTACTAACAGAAATTGTTGAGAAGGGGCGTCCGGCCCCAGCGTTCCACCACAACGATGGCCCAGGAATGACTGTTCAGGAGATTATGGTACCTGCTTCTAAAGCCGGCCTTGTCATTGGCAAGGGAGGAGAAACCATCAAAAGCCTTCAG GAACGAGCTGGAGTGAAAATGGTCATGATCCAAGATGGGCCCCAAAACACAGGCGCAGACAAACCACTACGCATTTCAGGAGAACCTTTTAAAGTTCAG CAAGCCAAAGAGATGGTGATGGAGCTGATTAGAGATCAGGGCTTCAGGGAGCAGAGGGGCGAGTACGGTTCAAGGATTGGAGGAGACAGTTTAGAT GTTCCTGTCCCACGTTTTGCAGTAGGAATTGTTATCGGGAGAAATGGAGAAATGATCAAGAAAATTCAGAATGACACAGGTGTCAGGATTCAGTTCAAACCAG ATGATGGCACCACACCAGACAGGATAGCGCAGATCATGGGTCCCCCTGACCAGGCTCAGCACGCGGCAGAAATCATTTCCGACCTGTTGCGGAGCGTCCAGGCTGgaggacctccagggcatggaGGTGGCAGGGGACGTGGTCGCGGTCAGGGCAACTGGAACATGGGCCCCCCTGGTGGCCTCCAAGAGTTTACCTTTACAGTCCCGACCATGAAGACTGGTCTGATCATTGGGAAAG GTGGTGAGACAATCAAGGGCATCAGCCAGCAGTCAGGAGCCAGAATCGAGCTCCAGAGGAATCCTCCGCCCAACGCTGACCCCAACATTAAGATGTTTACAGTCAGAGGGTCACCTCAGCAGATCGACTACGCCCGGCAACTAGTGGAGGAGAAAATTGGG GGACCTGTCACTCCCATGGGTGGCCCACATGGCCCTCCTGGCCCACATGGAGGACCAGGTCCACATGGTCCTCCAGGACCACCCGGACCGCCTGGTGCTCCCATGGGTCCATACAATCCTGGACCATACAACCAGGGCCCACCCGGACCACA TGGTCCTCCTGCTCCATATCAGCCTCAGGGATGGGGCAACGGCTACCCACACTGGCAGCAGGGCCAGCCTGATCCAA ATAAAGCAGCAGCGGATGCCAACGCAGCAGCGTGGGCAGCGTACTACGCTCAGTACGGCCAGCAGCCGCAGGCTCCCATGACCCCGACCAGCGGAGCGCCCGGCACCAGTCAAGCCAACGGCCAAG GTGACCCACAGGCTGCAGGTCAGAGTGGACAGGCAGATTACACCAAGGCCTGGGAGGAATATTACAAGAAAATGG GTCAACAGAGTCAGCAACCTCAGGACTACACGAAAGCCTGGGAGGAGTATTATAAGAAACAAG